The Bubalus kerabau isolate K-KA32 ecotype Philippines breed swamp buffalo chromosome X, PCC_UOA_SB_1v2, whole genome shotgun sequence genome has a segment encoding these proteins:
- the LOC129639143 gene encoding nuclear RNA export factor 3-like, translated as MEHTDKGNSLQRRARSSGIYQRQYACWSEPVTSQQQQDRDSKESDAHMDIQGRYAPYAIPSHHWRSSFQRKDQMHVTMETEQKPPARTMKTNRQDETLGSWFKIIIPFGIQYDEKWLMNLIQKKCSVPFTAVEFHYEKMQAQFFVENANVACALKNVSGKIFSEDNETISIFVEPCDAPQSVQKTLTSEKLEQIKPVFPSFWFPGDFILCDIGMTWNRRNSTATSLNVYPGIRPMLSSLYLSNKKPYLGHGLSTIKEIASTTENLNLSNTEVKIAGEMDKAHQLEPEGMCADRSAVCTTFRDKSTNMSTLLQLFPRLLSLDGQETLSGSKWAVEAPKRLPMCKGGFFGSDQVNSQILQFLQHYYLIHDYGDRQGLLGFYHEEACFFLTIPFHSKDSGLSSMCVYFLDNSNMKTLKDPIPHVQMMKHTKHDIVRALCGLPKTQHDFSSFEVDMCFQTETMFCFSVSGVFKEVEGSSQGCVCAFTRTFTTTPTSSSSFCIVNDELFVREASPSEAQRLHSPSLCQPPSWSSSPPSSR; from the exons ATGG AGCACACTGATAAAGGGAACTCTTTACAAAGAAGAGCACGAAGCTCGGGTATTTACCAAAGGCAGTATGCCTGTTGGTCTGAACCGGTCACTTcccagcagcagcaagacagagATTCAAAAGAAAGTGATGCTCATATGGACATCCAAGGAAGATA TGCTCCCTATGCCATTCCATCCCATCACTGGAGAAGTAGTTTTCAGAGAAAAGACCAAATGCATGTTACCATGGAGACAGAGCAAAAGCCTCCGGCgagaacaatgaaaacaaatagaCAGGATGAGACCTTGGGGAGCTGGTTCAAGATTATT attCCCTTTGGTATACAATATGATGAGAAGTGGCTGATGAATTTGATTCAGAAGAAGTGCAGTGTCCCCTTTACTGCAGTCGAA TTTCACTATGAGAAAATGCAGGCCCAGTTCTTTGTAGAGAATGCCAACGTTGCCTGTGCATTGAAGAATGTCAGCGGCAAGATTTTCAGTGAGGATAATGAAACG ATATCTATCTTTGTTGAGCCCTGTGATGCACCCCAGTCTGTGCAGAAGACACTGACATCTGAAAAGTTGGAGCAGATAAAG CCCGTGTTTCCCTCCTTCTGGTTTCCTGGAGACTTTATACTGTGTGATATTGGCATGACATGGAACCGTAGAAATAGCACGGCTACCTCCCTGAACGTCTATCCAGGGATCAGGCCCATG CTTTCATCTTTGTACTTGAGCAACAAGAAACCCTACTTGGGGCACGGCCTGTCCACCATTAAGGAGATTGCTTCCACCACGGAGAACTTGAATCTCTCCAACACTGAG GTGAAGATTGCCGGGGAGATGGACAAGGCTCATCAGCTGGAACCAGAAGGGATGTGTGCAGACAGAAGCGCTGTGTGCACCACCTTCCGTGATAAGTCAACCAACATGAG CACCCTCCTGCAGTTGTTCCCCAGGTTACTAAGCTTG GATGGCCAGGAGACACTCTCAGGTTCTAAATGGGCTGTGGAAGCCCCCAAGCGCTTACCAATGTGCAAG GGAGGTTTCTTTGGATCTGATCAGGTGAACAGTCAAATCCTGCAATTCCTGCAGCA CTATTACTTGATCCATGACTATGGAGATCGCCAGGGACTGCTGGGGTTTTATCATGAGGAGGCCTGCTTCTTCCTGACCATTCCCTTCCACTCCAAGGACTCAGGCTT AAgcagtatgtgtgtgtacttCTTGGACAACAGTAATATGAAGACACTCAAGGACCCCA TCCCGCACGTCCAGATGATGAAACACACAAAACATGACATTGTGCGTGCCCTCTGTGGATTACCCAAAACTCAGCATGACTTCAGCTCCTTTGAGGTGGACATGTGTTTCCAGACG GAAACGATGTTctgcttctctgtcagtggggtGTTCAAAGAAG TGGAAGGAAGTTCTCAGGGCTGTGTCTGTGCCTTCACCCGGACCTTCACCACTACTCCCACCAGCTCTTCCAG TTTCTGTATAGTGAATGATGAGCTGTTTGTAAGGGAAGCCAGCCCCAGTGAAGCTCAGCGTCTGCATTCTCCATCCCTGTGTCAGCCACCTTCATGGTCATCCTCTCCCCCGAGTAGCAGGTAA